In a single window of the Deinococcus aetherius genome:
- a CDS encoding BglII/BstYI family type II restriction endonuclease: MDHVGGGNKSRVADAIDGFLTGRGWREKKFATAVTVDGVQKDSPTHKVDCFKNRVALEVEWNNKDSFFDRDLNNFRLLFDLRAISVGVIITRCDHLQDIFNRLGRGSSYGMSTTHMGKLLPRIEGGSGAGCPVLVIGISERVYREDC; the protein is encoded by the coding sequence CTGGATCACGTCGGGGGCGGCAACAAGAGCCGGGTGGCCGACGCCATCGACGGGTTCCTGACGGGGCGCGGCTGGCGGGAGAAGAAGTTCGCTACCGCCGTCACTGTGGACGGCGTGCAAAAAGACAGCCCCACCCACAAGGTTGACTGTTTCAAGAACCGGGTGGCGCTCGAAGTCGAGTGGAACAACAAAGACTCCTTCTTCGACCGCGACCTCAACAACTTCCGCCTGCTGTTCGACCTGCGGGCGATCAGCGTGGGGGTGATCATCACCCGCTGTGATCACCTGCAAGACATCTTCAACCGACTGGGTCGGGGAAGCAGCTACGGCATGAGCACCACCCACATGGGCAAACTGCTGCCCCGCATCGAGGGAGGCAGCGGCGCGGGCTGTCCGGTCCTGGTGATCGGGATCAGTGAGCGGGTCTACCGGGAGGACTGCTGA
- a CDS encoding MT-A70 family methyltransferase yields MAGEAAVNEAPPTPADDFRRDVRGQFATILADPPWQFTNRTGKVAPEHHRLSRYPTLDLEAIKAIPVAEVAAPTAHLYLWVPNALLPEGLAVLSAWGFTYKTNLIWHKVRRDGEPDGRGVGFYFRNTTEIILFGVRGPNARTLAPGRRQVNILKTQKREHSRKPDEQYRLIEACSPGPYLELFARGARPGWTVWGNQADETYAPTWETYANHSGVGRAVPGLPSLFQEGADD; encoded by the coding sequence ATGGCCGGTGAAGCTGCCGTGAATGAGGCCCCGCCAACCCCCGCCGACGACTTCCGCCGGGACGTGCGGGGCCAGTTCGCCACCATCCTTGCCGACCCGCCGTGGCAATTCACCAACCGCACCGGCAAGGTCGCCCCCGAGCACCACCGGCTGAGCCGTTACCCGACGCTCGATCTGGAGGCCATCAAGGCCATTCCCGTGGCCGAGGTCGCCGCGCCCACCGCCCACCTCTACCTCTGGGTGCCGAACGCCCTGCTGCCCGAGGGTCTGGCGGTGCTCAGCGCCTGGGGCTTTACGTACAAGACCAACCTGATCTGGCACAAGGTCCGCAGGGACGGCGAGCCGGACGGGCGGGGCGTGGGTTTTTATTTCCGGAACACGACCGAGATCATCCTGTTCGGGGTACGCGGCCCGAATGCCCGCACCCTCGCGCCCGGGCGCCGCCAGGTCAATATCCTCAAGACGCAGAAGCGCGAGCACTCCCGCAAACCCGACGAGCAGTACAGGCTGATCGAGGCTTGCAGTCCCGGTCCCTATCTCGAACTGTTCGCGCGCGGCGCACGGCCCGGTTGGACGGTTTGGGGCAACCAGGCCGACGAAACTTACGCGCCGACTTGGGAAACGTACGCCAACCATTCCGGGGTGGGGCGTGCCGTGCCGGGACTCCCCTCCCTCTTT